The nucleotide window ACTTCGtggatattaatttttaatatgtaaATTCATAGGTCTATGCGCCACTCTCTGATAAAGAATCCACATTTCATCGGATACTATACTTGTTCATGTGTCCATCTATGGCCTGTCTGCTTCGAGATCAGCATGAACAATGGAAGCGGTGTCCCGAAGAAGCATTTCGAAGGTATCCTTTTAGTCATGCCTAGCCTGTCAGCATTTCTGATCCATTTTAATCATCTTAAAAAGTACTCTTTGATTCATAGTTTTGATTATATTCTGGATTTTCTAGTGTGAAGGTCTTTCGTAGCCAATTGCCCCGATATAATGCTTACTACTCAAGTGATCCACCCAAACATGATGGAACTGACAAACCTTCTAGTAGCGGAGGTACCTAATGGAATAAATTTTTTCACCTATAGaatctattattattaataaatagcACATATAAACACACTCTGTTTGAGCTATGTCCTGGTAAGTTGTTCAGCTGGATTTCTTAGTAGAATGCTTGTTCTATGGAGGTTTCAGAGAAATGAATAGCGACCTTGTCCTCTATATTAAGAGAAGACAGTGTGGCCCAATGTTATGATTGAATGGAACAATGGACATATTATAATGCCTTGAAATTGAACTCAGATTCCGCTCTGCCTTTCCATCAGGCCTATATTCTCCTGACCTGTTAGCTTCTTCATAAATTCTATGAGGTTGTAGTAATATTCTGGAAGAGTCAGTTGCCCTAATTGAGGAACTGTAGCCTAGATGTGTATGTTCTTACTTAGTTTTGGTTTGATATGGTTGTGTTCATACTCTTACGTACTATTGGTATTTCCCTTGGATCAGCTGCACTTTGTGATTGGTGCGGTACATGGAAAGGAAATAAAGTATGTGGTAATTGCAAAAGAGTCCGATACTGCTCAGAGAAGCACCAGGTACCTTCGGGCTTCTGTCACTCTTACAAATTTGAgaatatagagagagagagagagagagagagagtgaaaaatCATCCCCCCCCCcggtttttctattttcccgTAAGTAGTGAAAAGATAATTCTCATATTGGTTTCTCTCCAACCTGCAGGTTATGCATTGGCGGTCGGGTCATAAAGCTGCTTGTCAACGTCTGAGCATCTCACCTGAATTATCCGAGTCTAGTCCCAGAACTGGAGAGACTGCTTCAGCTAAAATACAAAGTGGTGAGTGAGATGGAATTTTTTTAggtatttatatgtttttatttggTTGTAGTGTGTCTCACTGTGTCGGATGATGTGCTTCCATTCAACCAGCATCTACAGGCAGGTGTTATCAGTTTAATCACATACGTTTTTAACAGTGGGCGTGCATCTATTGATGCTTGCATGTTGATATGAATCGCAATCGTGTTGGTAGTTTCTATTGGAGAAGTGAGTTTAGGCATTGTTTTCTACTGTAGTAGTAGCTAAGCTGTTGGATTTTTGTATCTTTCCTTAATACTTCTATTTATTCTGCTGATGAAAACAGCTGCAAGCAAGAATTTGTGGCCTGAGTTTGAGATTGTCAATGAGGATGAAAGTGAATATGATGCTGAGATGTCCGATGATAATAGTAATGCAAACGCTCTGGTATCATCAAAGAACAATGAAATGGATGAATCAATGAAGTCCCTTATAAACAGTTTTGAGGTATTGCTTTTTTATTCAGAATCGCTGACTGGGCATGAGCTTCTTTTGCTAAAATTCCTTATGTGGATCACCTTATATTTGACGGTGAACTTAGGGGGATGGTGATAGAAGAAGTTGGGCCACCTTCCAAGAACGTATTTCCAAAGCCCCCGAGCAGATCCTAAGGtgcatttatttttaactcGAGAAGAATGTTCTGGAAATTCTTATTCCCCATCAACTTCCTAGTAATATGTGATTTGCGTGGGTGATGCAGATTGTAAATGATTATGAAATCTATGAAGTTTGTAGATCCAAACTTTTCATATACTGGGCTTGGCTTGACTTCTGAAAAGCTGGGAACTATCATCGTCTTTCTTTAGTCGCACCTTCATAAACAGATATTGTGAAAGAAGCATGTAGTGGATTGTATTTTAGAAGATGTATTTGGTCAATGAAGCATCTTGAAAGTGCAGCTCAACTCCTTCCTTTTCAAGAAGAGAAAGATGGACTACTTGGAAATACTTTGCCCTCTTCGTTCTCCTTAATACCAAACTGAGTAGCTATGCGTTACTTGCCTATACAGCCCCCCCGTCAACAAGAGAGTGCTAGTTAGCTGATTTTTCCCCTTGTTTGATGGGTGCGCTAGTTAGCTAAAGATTTTTTCTTCTGTGTCAATTTTCTTCTCGTACACtgatatttaatatatgttCATGGTTCCATGTTTTGTATCCTAGAGCAGCTTTCCTTGAGTAAAATGTCTTCTTATGTTTATCCTGGGTGCAGATATTGTCGCAATGTGAGCACGAAGCCTTTGTGGCCCATGTTGAGTGGGCTGCCATCTAGGGCCGATATTCCAAGATGCAGCTACTGCGGTGGCCCCCGGTGTTTTGAGTTCCAGGTCAATCCTTATCTTGGTCTAGAGATCCGTCTACCGAGGTGAGTGTTACCTGTTGATTGTTTCTCATCCTTTTGTCTCCTCTCTTGTTCAGGTACTGCCTCAGCTGCTTTACTATTTTGGCGTAAAGAATGATGCAGACTCGCTTGATTGGGCTATCATTGTTGTCTACACCTGTGAGGCCTCGTGCGAAGGAAGCTTGGCTTACAAGGAAGAGGTCGCTTGGGTACAACTCGCTGCTCCGACATCTTCCCCCATCTCTTGATCTCCCGTTTGCAATTTTGCCTCTTGTCATCTCTAGGCTTAACACTTTTCTAGTAAAATTTActtcttttgt belongs to Punica granatum isolate Tunisia-2019 unplaced genomic scaffold, ASM765513v2 Contig00098, whole genome shotgun sequence and includes:
- the LOC116190021 gene encoding programmed cell death protein 2-like, translating into MEIGEADNPADMLKGLQVTSYDNENDDDDDAEPVEEDPIDEEDEDDDGDEEQEPVTLGFLEKPKNNWSLLRQLFPSKAGGVPAWLVPDELPSGRACVCDICGEPLQFLLQVYAPLSDKESTFHRILYLFMCPSMACLLRDQHEQWKRCPEEAFRSVKVFRSQLPRYNAYYSSDPPKHDGTDKPSSSGAALCDWCGTWKGNKVCGNCKRVRYCSEKHQVMHWRSGHKAACQRLSISPELSESSPRTGETASAKIQSAASKNLWPEFEIVNEDESEYDAEMSDDNSNANALVSSKNNEMDESMKSLINSFEGDGDRRSWATFQERISKAPEQILRYCRNVSTKPLWPMLSGLPSRADIPRCSYCGGPRCFEFQVLPQLLYYFGVKNDADSLDWAIIVVYTCEASCEGSLAYKEEVAWVQLAAPTSSPIS